One region of Clostridiales bacterium genomic DNA includes:
- a CDS encoding VanZ family protein yields the protein MNRRASRILTVCAAVWLLVIWGHSCLPAAQSGAESGALLVVVQDLLPWMTDHVLRKCAHFAEYAVLGALTAAALRTSAHFSWPRALLPGPFAALCDETIQLFVPGRSGRIADVWLDTAGYLTGALLTLLIFRLCRKQPKA from the coding sequence ATGAACCGCCGCGCCAGCCGCATCCTGACGGTCTGCGCTGCCGTGTGGCTGCTGGTCATCTGGGGCCACTCGTGCCTGCCTGCGGCACAGAGCGGCGCCGAGAGCGGCGCGCTGCTGGTCGTGGTGCAAGATCTGCTGCCGTGGATGACCGACCATGTGCTGCGCAAGTGCGCGCACTTTGCCGAGTACGCCGTGCTCGGCGCGCTGACGGCCGCCGCGCTGCGCACGAGCGCGCATTTTTCGTGGCCGCGCGCGCTGCTGCCAGGCCCCTTTGCCGCGCTGTGCGACGAGACGATCCAGCTCTTCGTCCCCGGCCGCAGCGGCCGCATCGCGGACGTCTGGCTCGACACGGCGGGCTACCTCACCGGCGCGCTGCTGACACTGCTGATCTTCCGCCTGTGCCGGAAACAGCCGAAAGCCTGA
- a CDS encoding thymidine kinase, producing MAKLYFKYGAMGSSKSAQALITQFNYEELGMTVWLIKPSVDDRDGANIIRSRIGLQREAQVIHPDEDIIATFARAGHADVIIADEAQFFSPEQIDQLRRIVDEQNIPVLCFGLRTDFLTHFFPGARRLMELADSITEIKTVCACGRKATVNARIDGSGRVITEGGQILLGGNDSYVAMCHKCWVDKIRAQKEAEGK from the coding sequence ATGGCCAAACTCTACTTTAAATACGGCGCCATGGGCTCGTCGAAGTCCGCACAGGCGCTCATCACGCAGTTCAACTATGAGGAGCTGGGCATGACGGTCTGGCTCATCAAGCCGTCGGTCGACGACCGCGACGGGGCGAACATCATCCGCTCGCGCATCGGCCTGCAGCGCGAGGCGCAGGTCATCCACCCGGACGAGGACATCATCGCCACGTTCGCGCGCGCGGGCCACGCCGATGTCATCATCGCGGACGAGGCGCAGTTTTTCTCCCCCGAGCAGATTGACCAGCTGCGCCGCATCGTTGACGAGCAGAACATCCCGGTGCTGTGCTTCGGCCTGCGGACGGATTTTCTCACGCACTTCTTCCCCGGCGCGCGGCGGCTCATGGAGCTGGCCGATTCCATCACGGAGATCAAGACCGTGTGCGCCTGCGGCCGCAAGGCGACGGTCAACGCCCGCATCGACGGCAGCGGCCGCGTCATCACCGAGGGCGGGCAGATCCTCCTCGGCGGCAATGACAGCTATGTCGCCATGTGCCACAAGTGCTGGGTGGACAAGATCCGCGCGCAGAAGGAAGCAGAGGGCAAATGA